The Flavobacterium faecale genome has a segment encoding these proteins:
- the secY gene encoding preprotein translocase subunit SecY: MKKFIESISNVWKIEELKNRILITLGLLLVYRFGAQVTLPGIDATQLANLAGQTKEGIGSILDMFTGGAFSQASVFALGIMPYISASIVVQLMGIAIPYLQKLQSDGESGRKKINQITRWLTIVITLVQGPTYIYNLYRTLPGSAFLLGFNSFEFLFSSVVILVTGTIFAMWLGEKITDKGIGNGISLLIMVGILARFPQAFIQEFTTRVTNNNGGPMLLVIEIIIWLLVIIACVLLTMAIRKIPVQYARRTASGEFEQDSLGGNRQWIPLKLNASGVMPIIFAQAIMFVPAAVAGLSKSDASQSIVGAFSNMFGFWYNFVFATLIVVFTYFYTAITVPTNKMSDDLKRSGGFIPGVRPGAETSDFLDKVMSLITFPGSLFLALIAVFPAIVVSVMDVQQSWAMFFGGTSLIIMVGVAIDTIQQINSYLLNKHYDGLMKTGKNRKAVA, encoded by the coding sequence ATGAAGAAATTTATTGAATCAATTAGTAATGTTTGGAAAATTGAAGAACTAAAGAACAGAATCTTAATCACATTAGGTTTGCTTTTGGTTTATCGTTTTGGAGCTCAAGTAACACTTCCTGGAATCGATGCGACACAGTTGGCAAATCTAGCTGGTCAAACTAAGGAAGGGATTGGTTCAATTCTTGACATGTTTACTGGAGGTGCATTTTCTCAGGCTTCAGTTTTTGCCTTAGGAATTATGCCTTACATTTCGGCATCAATCGTAGTTCAGCTTATGGGAATAGCTATTCCTTATTTGCAAAAACTCCAGAGTGATGGTGAAAGCGGTAGAAAAAAGATTAATCAAATTACACGTTGGTTGACTATCGTTATTACGTTAGTTCAAGGACCAACGTATATTTATAATCTTTATAGAACTTTACCTGGTAGTGCATTTTTATTAGGATTTAATTCTTTTGAATTCTTATTTTCTTCAGTTGTTATTTTAGTTACAGGGACAATTTTTGCCATGTGGTTAGGAGAGAAGATAACTGATAAAGGAATTGGGAATGGAATTTCACTTTTAATTATGGTGGGTATTCTAGCAAGATTTCCTCAAGCATTTATTCAAGAATTTACAACAAGAGTAACTAACAATAATGGTGGACCAATGTTATTGGTAATCGAAATCATTATTTGGTTGTTAGTTATTATTGCTTGTGTTTTATTGACAATGGCAATACGAAAAATACCAGTTCAGTACGCTCGTCGTACTGCTTCAGGAGAATTTGAGCAAGATAGTCTTGGTGGTAATAGACAATGGATTCCTTTAAAGCTTAATGCTTCAGGAGTTATGCCTATTATCTTCGCTCAGGCTATTATGTTTGTTCCTGCTGCAGTTGCTGGTTTGTCTAAATCAGATGCATCACAAAGTATTGTTGGCGCTTTTAGTAATATGTTCGGTTTTTGGTATAATTTTGTTTTTGCAACTTTAATTGTTGTATTTACATATTTCTATACTGCGATTACCGTTCCTACTAATAAGATGTCGGACGATTTAAAACGAAGTGGTGGTTTTATTCCAGGTGTTAGACCGGGAGCTGAAACTTCAGATTTTTTAGATAAAGTAATGTCTTTAATTACTTTTCCAGGATCTTTATTTCTTGCGTTGATAGCTGTGTTCCCGGCTATTGTTGTAAGTGTTATGGATGTTCAACAATCTTGGGCGATGTTTTTTGGAGGTACCTCTTTGATAATTATGGTTGGTGTTGCGATTGATACAATACAGCAAATCAATTCATATTTGTTAAATAAACATTATGATGGATTAATGAAGACTGGTAAAAACAGGAAAGCAGTAGCTTAA
- the infA gene encoding translation initiation factor IF-1, producing the protein MAKQSAIEQDGSIIEALSNAMFRVELENGHVVIAHISGKMRMHYIKLLPGDKVKLEMSPYDLSKARITYRY; encoded by the coding sequence ATGGCAAAACAATCAGCAATAGAACAAGACGGTTCAATCATTGAAGCATTATCAAATGCGATGTTCCGTGTAGAGTTAGAAAATGGACATGTGGTAATTGCTCATATATCTGGAAAGATGCGTATGCATTATATCAAATTATTACCTGGTGATAAAGTGAAACTAGAAATGAGTCCTTACGATTTGTCTAAAGCAAGAATTACTTATAGATATTAA
- the ykgO gene encoding type B 50S ribosomal protein L36, producing MKVRASVKKRSAECIIVRRKGRLYVINKKNPRFKQRQG from the coding sequence ATGAAAGTAAGAGCATCAGTAAAAAAGAGAAGTGCCGAGTGCATTATCGTACGTAGAAAAGGAAGATTATACGTAATAAACAAAAAGAATCCTAGATTTAAACAAAGACAAGGATAA
- the rpsM gene encoding 30S ribosomal protein S13, producing MARIAGVDIPKNKRGVIALTYIFGLGKSRAIEILEKAQVSQDKKVQDWNDEEIGAIREAVGVYKIEGELRSEVSLNIKRLMDIGCYRGIRHRTGLPLRGQRTKNNSRTRKGKRKTVANKKKATK from the coding sequence ATGGCAAGAATAGCAGGGGTAGATATCCCAAAAAACAAGAGAGGTGTTATAGCACTTACCTACATCTTTGGATTAGGAAAAAGTAGAGCTATTGAGATTTTAGAAAAAGCTCAAGTAAGCCAAGATAAGAAAGTTCAAGATTGGAATGACGAAGAGATCGGAGCAATTCGTGAAGCTGTTGGAGTTTACAAAATTGAAGGTGAATTACGTTCTGAAGTTTCTTTAAACATCAAACGTTTAATGGATATTGGATGTTACAGAGGTATTCGTCATAGAACTGGTCTTCCGTTAAGAGGACAAAGAACTAAGAATAACTCTAGAACTAGAAAAGGTAAAAGAAAAACTGTTGCAAACAAGAAAAAAGCAACTAAATAA
- the rpsK gene encoding 30S ribosomal protein S11 codes for MAKATAKKRKVIVESTGEAHISATFNNIIISLTNKKGEVISWSSAGKMGFRGSKKNTPYAAQMAAEDCSKVALEAGLKKVKVYVKGPGNGRESAIRSLHNGGIEVTEIIDVTPMPHNGCRPPKRRRV; via the coding sequence ATGGCTAAAGCAACTGCAAAAAAACGTAAAGTTATCGTTGAATCAACGGGTGAAGCTCATATTTCTGCTACCTTCAATAACATCATCATTTCTTTGACAAACAAAAAAGGTGAAGTTATTTCTTGGTCTTCAGCTGGTAAAATGGGTTTTAGAGGTTCTAAAAAGAATACTCCATACGCAGCCCAAATGGCAGCAGAAGATTGTAGTAAAGTAGCTCTTGAGGCTGGATTGAAAAAAGTGAAAGTTTATGTTAAAGGGCCAGGAAACGGACGTGAGTCTGCTATCCGTTCTTTGCATAACGGTGGAATTGAAGTTACAGAGATTATCGATGTTACTCCAATGCCTCACAATGGATGTCGTCCTCCTAAAAGACGTAGAGTTTAA
- the rpsD gene encoding 30S ribosomal protein S4, which yields MARYTGPKTRIARKFGEAIFGDDKAFEKRNYPPGQHGMAKKRGKKSEYAIQLMEKQKAKYSYGILEKQFRGLFKKASATKGVTGEVLLQLCEARLDNVVFRMGVAPSRRGARQLVSHRHITVNGEVVNIPSYHLKPGDKVAVREKSKSLEAIERSLSNSSHVYEWITWNNDVKEGTFVTVPARLQIPENIKEQLIVELYNK from the coding sequence ATGGCAAGATATACTGGTCCAAAAACTAGAATTGCTCGTAAATTTGGCGAGGCAATTTTCGGAGACGATAAAGCTTTCGAAAAAAGAAATTACCCTCCTGGGCAACACGGGATGGCTAAGAAAAGAGGTAAAAAATCTGAATATGCTATCCAGTTGATGGAAAAGCAAAAAGCTAAATATTCTTACGGGATTTTAGAAAAACAATTCAGAGGTTTATTTAAAAAAGCATCTGCTACTAAAGGTGTTACAGGTGAAGTTCTTTTACAATTGTGTGAGGCAAGATTGGATAACGTTGTTTTTAGAATGGGCGTAGCTCCTTCTAGAAGAGGTGCTAGACAATTAGTTTCTCACAGACACATCACTGTTAACGGTGAAGTTGTAAATATTCCATCTTATCACTTAAAGCCAGGTGATAAAGTTGCAGTTCGTGAAAAATCTAAGTCATTAGAGGCTATCGAACGTTCTTTGTCTAATTCAAGTCATGTTTATGAATGGATTACTTGGAATAATGACGTTAAAGAAGGTACTTTTGTTACTGTACCTGCTAGACTTCAAATTCCAGAAAACATTAAAGAACAATTAATCGTAGAGTTGTACAACAAATAA